The proteins below are encoded in one region of Sphingomonas sp.:
- the leuS gene encoding leucine--tRNA ligase yields the protein MSRFNALKADAHWQKVWDDLRTFAARDTSPKPKSYVLEMFPYPSGRIHMGHVRNYTMGDVLARFRRMTGHEVLHPMGWDAFGMPAENAAMEKKVHPGNWTRQNIATMKAQLKRLGFALDWTREIATCEPEYYGHEQALFLDFLEAGLVYRKESAVNWDPVDMTVLANEQVIDGRGWRSGALIERRKLSQWFLKITQFADELLSGVQGLEHWPDKVKLMQENWIGKSEGLQFRFALTDGGEVEVFTTRPDTIFGSSFVAVAADHPIAQKLAADSAEARAFIELCKQGGTTAAELETQEKLGFDTGIRAVHPFDSAWEFPVYIANFVLMDYGTGAVFGVPAHDQRDFEFASKYKLPIRRVVSEGDKTDPDFTDGEAYTGPGTLVNSHFLDGMDVADAKRAVIQRAEDGGWGKGQTVWRLRDWGVSRQRYWGTPIPIIHCEACGVVGAPRESLPITLPEDVSFDIPGNPLDRHPTWKHVDCPSCGKPARRETDTLDTFVDSSWYFIRFASQPGDKPFDKAVAESWLPVGQYIGGVEHAILHLLYARFFTRALAYLGKLDVSEPFAGLFTQGMVTHETYKAPDGRWLAPEEVENGKVVGTGETVTIGRIEKMSKSKKNTVDPEPIVDQYGADAVRWFMLSDSPPERDLEWSENGIEGAWRFVQRVWRVTEFEASQGGEDKELRKLLHRTIKGVADDIEVLHFNKAVAKLFTLVGAIEKAGPSADRDDAARTLIRLVSPMIPHLAEEAWAKIGGEGLIADAAWPEVDPGLLIDDEVTIAVQVNGKLRDTLVMPKGAAKDIIEAAALASDKIVRLLEGNVPKKVIVVPDRLVNIVL from the coding sequence GTGTCGCGTTTCAACGCGCTGAAGGCCGACGCCCATTGGCAGAAGGTATGGGACGACCTGCGCACCTTTGCCGCGCGCGACACATCGCCCAAGCCCAAAAGCTATGTGCTCGAGATGTTCCCCTATCCTTCGGGGCGCATCCATATGGGGCATGTCCGCAACTATACGATGGGCGACGTGCTCGCACGTTTCCGGCGGATGACCGGGCACGAGGTGCTCCACCCGATGGGCTGGGACGCGTTCGGCATGCCGGCCGAGAATGCCGCGATGGAAAAGAAGGTCCATCCGGGCAACTGGACCCGCCAGAACATCGCGACGATGAAGGCGCAGCTCAAGCGGCTCGGCTTCGCGCTCGATTGGACGCGCGAGATCGCCACCTGCGAGCCCGAATATTATGGGCACGAACAGGCCCTGTTCCTCGATTTCCTCGAGGCTGGACTGGTCTATCGCAAGGAATCGGCGGTAAACTGGGATCCGGTCGACATGACCGTGCTCGCCAATGAGCAGGTGATCGACGGGCGCGGCTGGCGTTCGGGCGCGCTGATCGAGCGGCGCAAATTGAGCCAGTGGTTCCTGAAGATCACGCAATTCGCCGACGAATTGCTGAGCGGCGTACAGGGGCTCGAGCATTGGCCCGACAAGGTCAAGCTGATGCAGGAGAACTGGATCGGCAAATCCGAGGGGCTGCAGTTCCGCTTTGCGTTGACGGACGGCGGCGAAGTCGAGGTCTTCACGACGCGGCCCGATACGATCTTCGGATCGAGCTTCGTCGCCGTCGCCGCGGATCATCCGATCGCGCAGAAGCTGGCGGCGGATTCGGCCGAGGCGCGCGCGTTCATCGAGCTGTGCAAGCAGGGCGGAACCACCGCGGCCGAACTGGAGACGCAGGAGAAGCTCGGTTTCGATACCGGTATCCGTGCGGTGCATCCCTTTGATTCGGCATGGGAATTTCCGGTCTACATCGCCAATTTCGTACTGATGGACTATGGCACCGGCGCGGTGTTCGGCGTGCCCGCGCACGACCAGCGCGATTTCGAATTCGCGAGCAAATACAAGCTGCCGATCCGCCGCGTTGTCTCCGAAGGCGACAAGACCGATCCCGATTTCACCGATGGCGAGGCCTATACCGGGCCGGGCACCCTGGTGAACTCCCATTTCCTCGACGGGATGGACGTTGCCGATGCCAAGCGCGCGGTGATCCAGCGCGCCGAGGATGGCGGTTGGGGCAAGGGCCAGACCGTGTGGCGGCTGCGCGACTGGGGCGTGTCGCGCCAGCGTTACTGGGGCACGCCGATCCCGATCATCCATTGCGAGGCCTGCGGCGTGGTCGGCGCCCCGCGCGAATCGCTGCCGATCACCTTGCCCGAGGATGTCAGCTTCGACATTCCCGGCAATCCGCTCGACCGCCATCCGACTTGGAAGCATGTCGATTGCCCGAGCTGCGGCAAGCCGGCGCGGCGCGAGACCGACACGCTCGATACGTTCGTCGATTCGTCCTGGTATTTCATCCGCTTCGCCAGCCAGCCCGGCGACAAGCCGTTCGACAAGGCGGTGGCGGAGAGCTGGCTGCCGGTGGGGCAATATATCGGCGGGGTCGAGCATGCGATCCTGCATCTGCTCTACGCGCGCTTCTTCACGCGGGCGCTGGCGTATCTCGGCAAGCTCGACGTGTCCGAGCCGTTCGCGGGGCTGTTCACCCAAGGGATGGTGACGCACGAGACCTACAAGGCCCCCGACGGGCGCTGGCTGGCGCCCGAGGAGGTGGAGAACGGCAAGGTCGTGGGCACCGGCGAGACGGTGACGATCGGCCGCATCGAGAAGATGTCGAAGTCGAAGAAGAACACCGTCGATCCCGAGCCGATCGTCGATCAATACGGCGCCGACGCGGTGCGCTGGTTCATGCTTTCCGATTCGCCGCCCGAACGCGATCTCGAATGGTCGGAGAATGGCATCGAAGGCGCGTGGCGCTTCGTCCAGCGCGTGTGGCGCGTCACCGAGTTCGAGGCCTCACAGGGCGGCGAAGACAAGGAGCTGCGCAAGCTGCTGCATCGCACGATCAAGGGCGTGGCCGACGATATCGAGGTGCTGCATTTCAACAAGGCGGTCGCCAAGCTGTTTACTTTGGTCGGCGCGATCGAGAAAGCCGGCCCCTCTGCGGATCGCGACGATGCCGCACGCACGCTGATCCGGCTGGTCAGCCCGATGATTCCGCATCTCGCCGAGGAAGCCTGGGCCAAGATCGGCGGAGAGGGGCTGATCGCCGACGCCGCCTGGCCCGAAGTCGATCCCGGCCTGCTGATCGACGACGAAGTGACGATTGCCGTGCAGGTGAATGGCAAGCTGCGTGATACGCTGGTAATGCCCAAGGGTGCGGCGAAGGATATTATCGAGGCGGCGGCACTTGCCTCCGACAAGATCGTTCGCCTGCTCGAAGGCAATGTGCCGAAAAAGGTGATCGTCGTGCCCGACCGTCTGGTGAACATCGTCCTGTGA